ttttgcaatgtatggcatgatggcctggtgtacaaactacaacgctataatcttcccagctacctggtgaaaatcatcaacaattacctgtcggcaaggacattccgggtctcaatcagcggagcgagttccaatgcgcacaacatcgtcgcaggcgttccccagggcagtatcctcggcccctgcttttcaatctgttcacctccgacatgccagaacctccagaaggcggcattctgtctctgttcgcagatgacacatccatcgtctacaacggtagagtgatcagagcgctagtggcaaaactccaacgaggcctggatgccctgacagagtacctcaccagctggaagatctgtatcaacgcggcgaagacccaggtcatcattttccccactccaaatccctaaacttgttccgcctggggactgtaaaatcatcctcaatggcacgaccgtggaatgggccaatgaggccggctaccttggcttgaccctcgacagcaagcttattttcaggcaacaggttgacaaaacggtgacaaagtgtaacgtcttgttgaaactactgtaccctttgatcaaccgccggtcgtcattgtccctgaaaaataagcttgctgtctacaagcaaatcatcctccctgcggcatgccggtctgggagagctgcgctaaatcccaccacctcaaacttcaacgtgtacaaaacaaattcctgatgatgatcctgaacacctcccaggacaagaacatccgaggtccaccgtctggccggaataaaaaccttacatgaacgctttggtgagtgtaaagaaaagtttagggtccgttgcttgcattcggatcaggctccaattagggcgctagttccaatctaggttatcaaatttcttattgtaaatattagtgtacatagtagttaggttatcaaatttaaaaaaaaacacaccagcgcctcctaaaggccgtcatatTAACAGTATATCATataaacacttaaataacaatgtaaacataaaaatttaaaattgaagttggagggccaagccggccgagcactgtacatgtaaaaaataattgtagaacagaaaatgaaacaataaagaagaattttactactactactacgtgtgcgcgtcattttcattctagatgtcacggcgagcggaccagggcgtccagaagcggtcccagtgccaacggctgtctcagcggtgtggtggtgcggataatgaaattttttcggtcggtggtggtggcggtcgtggaagcagcagcacatcattttcatccgtgtcccatcttcggcggatctggcaatcgacggcgttcgttgagccgaatcatcggatggcggtcgcgcaccccagtggctgctgataaggcacataagtggcaattaatcggttcttttcaggaccatcattatatttgggaggaaggttaagttgaaataattttcctaaagtgcaaccgttaggaactggaaaattcttcggtgaaattttctagcgtaattcagagttatatgattttagtgattgagaatgttgatattagacgaactttcttcatagaacaaagtataattgtttggcatcggtagcggaatcatagcattagtgccggtccgagcataggctgtcatcggaagattgctacagcaatttattcactaatgtggcgtttgcaacgatttggatgttgtcggcacaacatgaaattttcccgcgagactctaattttttatttttcctgttgatgattgaaaaggaaatcggttccgagatgaactttattcaaagcgcaacgctaacgtcggtagttgaatcccaagtaagtatcggaaggagagcatgcaaacaattgatttgcattatgactgaagaaaattgtatggcgtcagtattgatgtttgctacagattttttgacgtaaacttcgtctaaggggaatactcagatacagggtttaaaacggaaatttccaaattcgagactgtcacaaaaattaggatagatttcaaacgctaatagcgtctttatctttcgatggattttcgacatttgcttatcaatcgattcggaaacccttcagcagtttgccaattctattgatactatagattatcattaatgcctaattttttttcttacaacaaatatgattttgaaaaagtatcaccggcgcgttcTTACTcgaaatctacatgctgatacagttacatcaaacaactgaaaaccgaaatacgccactccaaaattacgaggtgacaatgttagaaaaagacaaaagataggaaaaataacacggtgtgtagtgcctccccgagtcaccttgagggaagatcctttaattacggaACGCAAAAATTaggcattttcaaccctccctcccccctatgtcacacttttgtatgaagcatataaaaattatgtatgggttgtcacacttcgcccaaccccCCTCACCCCTCTAAGCGttccgtaatttgtggacgctccctttcattgatggtagccgaccgttagtacttcatatcaaatatcatatcatatcatagcatatcaaagaatattgtgaccaaatttcataaaatttggtcaacaaaaacccccctgacaataatagaacaaaacctgccaaagccgtcattccccctatttcagacaagaaaatttaatctgagcgctgctaatgttgatgacgacgaccacggtctgctctccgcgacatctcgaacgaaatggctcgcgcgcgcgggagagctgctttcttgtaatcaataaagttgaacctgtagtcacgcccctttggggggtgtgtgacggttacacaatatttgctgTCATACCGgagaacaaagaggcgggactaatgagccatctttattgattataagaaaactgctctcccgcgcgtgcgtggcatttcagcacctaaaagctcatggatgagttgaatcatcgtatgttttctgtatgtatgtagaatcacgagcgcgcgtcaaacggagaagctgcaaaaatgttttcgcattGATGTCTATCTACCAAagttataagtctttctctgaatcgtgctctcgtgattctactaccgacggaaaacaatctgctgTTCTCCATGTAAGGAGCGGCTGACCATCGtacgagtgccagcgaggaagTCTAAgcgaaactgtgcaccatggtccaccggaaataaggaggaatgttcctccgaaaatttagggggtttggtgacAGGCCCGCAaaccagccaaaaaaaaacttacgtaaCGAATattcaacaagagagtacggaccggaaccatcggcgaaaacCACTGtaacgaaaagggactagcgattggaaactcggttcgtggaactgcaaatctctcaacttcatcgggagcacacgcatactcgccgatgtgctcaaggaccgtggattcggcatcgtagcgctgcaggaggtttgttggaagggatcaatggtgcgaaagtttagaggtaatcataccatctaccagagctgcggcaacacacacgagctgggaacagatttcatagtgatgggtgaTATGCAAAGGCGTGTGACCGGGTGGTGGCCAATCAACGAGAGAATATGctggttgaggatcaaaggccggttcttcaacttcagcataatcaacgtccaaaGCCCAcattccggaagcactgatgatgataaggacgcgtCAGATCTGTTtagtgtcccacctaacaccaggacttgggcttgtacgCTTTGAGCGGTACACGGTGGCTTTGGCAAAACTTGTTTGCGGATacatgtagctttttatagaagttcaacagagctcactgtcaaaccccaccacatcctaggctggcacggcaccacaactcgcagttgGCCTTGGGAaagtcgtcaagcccttggacatagtctctGCTTCCCCCGCATAAATCATGCAACGATGCAAATCGTCAGTCTAATCATGAACGATTATCTGGCCATGGGCCTGGTGGGATTTGAATCGTGCATAAGATTTGAGGATTTGAGATTTCCCAACACTGACTGGTCTCTAATCATCTAAGCTCTGAAAAAACTAGCATAAAAAGTGCTACGGTACTAAAGCTATATATTATAGTGTTTTTACATATATGTACATCCTCATCCTTTTGAAGTCAGCATCAACAAATATTAGTAAATTCGCCTATTTGACGTGCACAATATTTattctatttaaaaaataagcaacattAGATTACCACTTTAGACAACATATCAAAAGACACTTCACATTTCTCCCATAATTTAGTTTCAATAAATTCACAGAATGAGATGGTAATAATGTTGACAGGATTATCAACCTGTCCTGGAGAAAACATGCTTCTACTATGAccaatcaatttgataaattggAAATATGAGACGGAATTGATTATAATTGATTGCACGAACACTTTATCCTATTTGATAGAAAACACCTCATATTGTTCAACTTGACGGACAAACTCACCAATAATTCAACGCAACGATAATTGCGGATTTCACGacaatcacaaaacaaattgatTGATCTTTACCACCAAAAGAATAAATTTCGACAATCCAGCAAAAGTTGATGGTACAATTTGGCAAGCAAAAATGATTACATTTGCCAAATTGTGGCGCATGTCCTGTGAAGTCCTTTCGATCCCATCGTTGATGACAGCATGCGAAAGTTTGTTTTGATAACAGAATGTACTGCACGTGATTGCCGGCAAGGGTAGCAACAAGTGACACCCGCCACGTGTTCGCATCCATCATCGACACCATGCATGTCCTGCGCAATGCCTAATAGTGGTGATGTTGTCTTGCTTTTAAAACTCGTAAAACCAgtggtttttgttttattctttACTCAAGTACGTGCATTTTTAGTAATTTTAGCATAGTACTTACCATCAGCAGTAATTACAATTCACTTTTTAGCCTTTCTTGATTTCTTTGGTATAACAAAAAAGACAGTAAAATATTAATgtattaaatatttttataagcATAACTTgagaatatgtactacaaaaaaaatcgagaaatttcgtaataagaataataaatttgtgaaCTAATACTATCCTCTGAGATAATCCATGAAAAAGGGACTATCTTCAGGAGCATATGGAATTATTGGAACATCATAGGGCATTGGAAAATGAGGGTGCTGTTGGCCCAATTTCGGTTCCATCGGAAAAAAGTTTTCGTCTAtctgcaaaacaaaaataagacATGATTGTTGCATCAAGAGCAGATTCAGTTACGTTTTCAATCTCTGCTTACCACAAACTTGGGGAAAAATAGGACCCCAGCTTCGTAACTATTAATCCTTAGGGGTGCTTCAAACTTGGCTGATTTATTGTAGACACCCCACGCCGCTTTCGATAGGTTTGCCGATGTCAGCAGAAACCAATACAATCCTCGGTGAGACCATCGGCAGTACGTTTTAATATGCGGCACCGCTTTGGTTCTATTCCTGGAATCGCTTCTCCATTGGTGTAGATAGTCTTTCAGCCATAATTGTTTGTCATGAGTGGCTTTCACGTACGGTAGGCATCCTCCTCCCAATAGATTGTCATGGCTGTTTCTAACATTGGAGAAGCTTGGGAAGATCATCTTGAAAGCAGGAATCCTTCGTAAGCCAATAGGTGCCGAGTCTCTTCTGAAGCTGGCCATCAGTTCCGCTAGAACCCATGACTGCGGGTTAGGGCCTAGACTACCTATACTAGAGCTTTGTGCCACCAGCGGGCAAGCATCATCGATTGGGGCTGAGTGTTTGCCTAATAAATAACCCAGCCGTGGATGACCCCAAAGCGGTCCTTTGGGCGTATTCAAATGACCTCCAGGAACCGATGCCACTAGAAAAACGCTGAAAAAACAGTAGTTTAAATGTCAATTTCATTGATTAAtaataaatcataaaaatacTAATTTGCTTGGGTACAGGTTTATGAGGAACTTACTTCACCTCCCTGAAGTCAGTCTTTTGTATTCGAGCCACCCACGGTTGCACTTGGGCTATTTTATACGAATTCAAATAAGTTATCAAACTTTCTCGGAATCCTGTTTTGCTGTCGCATGCCCCCGTGTCCGCATCTTCCGGCACGGGCGGCAACTTGGGACTGACCCATAGCCCCTGGGTTCGATTGTGCCAGTCATCCTCGTACAAATTAGCCGTCGAAACCACAACTCGCATCGACCCGTCCGTATATCCGTACAGTCCCATCTTAGTGTGATGCACGCCGAAAGGCGTGGCGATGTGCACCTTAACCGCTGTCACATTTGGTTTTTTCGTCGATACCATCTTCAGCTCCGGGGTTTCATCTCCGTACAAAATTAGTAGAGGGCGATTTTCATAACCGGCAAAAAAGTAGTGCCCCAAAAGCCACCCTATGTCGACCATGAAGTTCATTTGGACGGAGCATTCCAACTCTCCGAGGCTAGAGTCTAGCAGTTCCTGAAATGTGATCGACAGCGGCTCCGAGTGAGTCACTTTGGCGTCGGTGATCGTTGTGAGGAAATAGTTATAAGGCGCGGCTGCAGCCAATTTTTTGGCCATTTGTCCCCGGGGCGCCACAACAGGGAAGTAATCATGAATGTTGCGGGGAATGACCTTCTTCAGTGAGACCCCTGACGTCTGCTTCGGGGTGTCTGCTTGATTTCGACCCTGGGATGCACTGGTTGATGGTTGAGGATCTTGCTTTTTTTGCTCTTCAgctcgtattttggccattttaGCGCGGCGCTCAGCGAACAGATCCGCAACAGCGTTGGGTTTCTGGATAGGAGCAGGAGACTTTGGTTTCGCAGCACCGTTTACTTTTGGATCGGCTGCTTTGGGCGTCAAACTTGCTTTTGATTGTGAGCTAACGGCACTATCGTCATTTTTGGAATGGTTCGATGGAGATGGTTTCGAAGGGGAGCTGCTGCAGTTGTTTGTGGATGAAGGAGTTAAGCTATTGTTGTTCTTGGAATACTTTGACGGCGGGCAATTCTGGTTCATTAGCTCGGGATAGATTTGTTCTAAAATCTTAAGTTGCTCGAGAACAACTTCACGACTTATGAAAAGTTCATCTGGTATCCGGTATTTTTCGCTG
The nucleotide sequence above comes from Armigeres subalbatus isolate Guangzhou_Male chromosome 3, GZ_Asu_2, whole genome shotgun sequence. Encoded proteins:
- the LOC134224853 gene encoding probable tyrosyl-DNA phosphodiesterase, which encodes MDNSKRKAIARVPAKVCQYGSDCYRKNPVHFKEFSHPHLESILADAPASEKYRIPDELFISREVVLEQLKILEQIYPELMNQNCPPSKYSKNNNSLTPSSTNNCSSSPSKPSPSNHSKNDDSAVSSQSKASLTPKAADPKVNGAAKPKSPAPIQKPNAVADLFAERRAKMAKIRAEEQKKQDPQPSTSASQGRNQADTPKQTSGVSLKKVIPRNIHDYFPVVAPRGQMAKKLAAAAPYNYFLTTITDAKVTHSEPLSITFQELLDSSLGELECSVQMNFMVDIGWLLGHYFFAGYENRPLLILYGDETPELKMVSTKKPNVTAVKVHIATPFGVHHTKMGLYGYTDGSMRVVVSTANLYEDDWHNRTQGLWVSPKLPPVPEDADTGACDSKTGFRESLITYLNSYKIAQVQPWVARIQKTDFREVNVFLVASVPGGHLNTPKGPLWGHPRLGYLLGKHSAPIDDACPLVAQSSSIGSLGPNPQSWVLAELMASFRRDSAPIGLRRIPAFKMIFPSFSNVRNSHDNLLGGGCLPYVKATHDKQLWLKDYLHQWRSDSRNRTKAVPHIKTYCRWSHRGLYWFLLTSANLSKAAWGVYNKSAKFEAPLRINSYEAGVLFFPKFVIDENFFPMEPKLGQQHPHFPMPYDVPIIPYAPEDSPFFMDYLRG